In Myxococcus stipitatus, the following are encoded in one genomic region:
- a CDS encoding AAA family ATPase gives MQSHPPPYLQAARAFRHFFNELREVYLERETLFTQLELALLSREHVLVVGPPGTAKSAIASAVLGRILDEQTGLPSLFSKQLAESTVQTDLLGPVDFKVLTETGRTEYITDEGMLGSLHAFLDEIFDGRDMLLRSILNVLFERELKHGRRVTTGRTECVVMTSNRYLSEVLARSPELLLAFADRLSFISFVPKSFARKESRAAMLQRFSHGARADLRAQLSVQQMDLLQDAVSRVKVPGSVLEGVEMLADGLERALTAQVSKLPDYVPTKYFSQRSVVKALWALKAAVVRDQIYRRPERPLEASVEDLDALRWFFLLGGPPSAETEALLKLVVDPRERAQLEIVRLEQRTFDEVITKVRQELGGSQEREAHALGITDEASVVDALSRNWQPSLASTSARALMSKLSPGPRHAQNRAPLLGVARGLVAAMDQRLARGMAGQGEGRSGLSLLASFHDVLELCRVIPELKPGFVPLSEAIARFLETAVEMIALSAESADFDDALKLEGLVGLADNLEEELSRTADLVGILVEGAPASVDRLRTAEAAVRKRVVGALRRRATVAFQGTSAKGRKEPLETLSVDSRRLSQLEQSLLALDPTQPSFKQELLLPLGLAYAREVLSSTPFERIDQYGRAVQAVAENVRREGLPLDLVMGECHAIIDGRLREHARHLGREEAGPPPATVSVFSGDAYLFYRGTLTSKTPDGEFAALQGLEGQLAFARSQASSTFFSEEARTAVAQVELTFLQTRVKYLRGWLTQLLTALPAPESLTERAEVERTVDRLVRSRFPLLALKEGELVRLRAVVTLVAAIPGEVGANAQRLEAQLHGIEEDFGRYSRLVLERRSAA, from the coding sequence GTGCAATCACATCCGCCTCCGTACCTCCAAGCTGCTCGGGCCTTTCGCCACTTCTTCAATGAGCTGCGGGAGGTCTACCTGGAGAGAGAGACGCTCTTCACGCAGCTCGAGTTGGCGCTGCTGAGCCGGGAGCACGTGCTGGTGGTGGGGCCGCCTGGAACGGCCAAGAGCGCCATCGCCAGCGCGGTCCTGGGGCGCATCCTCGACGAGCAGACCGGTCTGCCATCGCTGTTCTCCAAGCAGCTCGCGGAGTCCACGGTGCAGACGGACCTCTTGGGGCCGGTGGACTTCAAGGTCCTCACGGAGACGGGGCGCACCGAGTACATCACCGACGAAGGCATGCTGGGCTCACTGCACGCCTTCCTCGATGAGATTTTCGACGGCCGGGACATGCTCCTGCGCTCCATCCTCAACGTGCTGTTCGAGCGAGAGCTCAAGCACGGCCGGCGGGTGACCACGGGGCGCACCGAGTGCGTCGTCATGACGAGCAACAGGTACCTCTCGGAGGTCCTGGCCCGCTCGCCGGAGCTGCTGCTGGCCTTCGCCGACCGGCTGAGCTTCATCTCCTTCGTGCCCAAGTCCTTCGCCCGCAAGGAGAGCCGGGCGGCCATGTTGCAGCGCTTCTCGCACGGGGCCCGGGCGGACCTGCGCGCTCAGCTGTCGGTCCAACAGATGGACTTGCTGCAGGACGCCGTGTCCCGGGTGAAGGTGCCGGGCTCCGTGTTGGAGGGCGTCGAGATGTTGGCGGATGGGTTGGAGCGCGCCTTGACGGCGCAGGTCTCCAAGCTGCCCGACTACGTGCCGACGAAGTACTTCTCGCAGCGCTCGGTGGTGAAGGCGCTGTGGGCCCTGAAGGCGGCGGTGGTTCGAGATCAAATCTACCGCCGTCCGGAGCGTCCGCTGGAGGCCTCCGTGGAGGACCTCGACGCCCTGCGCTGGTTCTTCCTCCTGGGGGGGCCTCCCTCGGCTGAGACGGAGGCGCTGCTCAAGTTGGTGGTGGACCCGAGGGAGCGTGCGCAGCTCGAAATCGTCCGGCTGGAGCAGCGGACGTTCGACGAGGTCATCACCAAGGTTCGTCAGGAACTGGGCGGGAGCCAGGAGCGGGAGGCTCACGCGTTGGGCATCACGGATGAGGCCTCGGTGGTGGATGCGCTTTCGCGCAACTGGCAACCCTCCCTTGCGTCCACTTCTGCGCGTGCGCTGATGTCCAAATTGTCGCCAGGGCCACGGCATGCGCAGAACCGCGCGCCTCTGCTGGGCGTCGCCAGGGGCCTGGTGGCGGCGATGGACCAGCGGCTCGCGCGAGGGATGGCGGGGCAAGGGGAGGGGCGGAGTGGGTTGTCCCTGCTGGCGTCGTTCCATGACGTGCTCGAGTTGTGCCGGGTCATCCCAGAGCTGAAGCCTGGATTCGTGCCGCTGAGCGAGGCCATCGCCCGATTCCTCGAGACGGCGGTGGAGATGATTGCCCTGAGCGCGGAGAGCGCGGACTTCGATGACGCCCTCAAGCTGGAGGGGCTGGTCGGGCTCGCGGACAACCTGGAGGAGGAGCTGTCGAGGACGGCTGACCTGGTGGGGATTCTGGTCGAGGGGGCTCCCGCCTCGGTGGACCGGTTGCGCACCGCGGAGGCCGCGGTCCGAAAGCGGGTGGTGGGCGCGCTGAGGCGCCGGGCGACCGTCGCGTTCCAGGGCACGTCCGCGAAGGGGCGCAAGGAGCCACTGGAGACGCTTTCCGTGGACTCGCGGCGGCTGTCGCAATTGGAGCAGTCGCTCTTGGCTCTGGACCCCACGCAGCCGAGCTTCAAGCAGGAGCTGCTGCTGCCCCTGGGGCTCGCCTATGCGCGGGAGGTCCTGTCCTCCACGCCCTTCGAGCGCATCGACCAGTACGGGCGCGCGGTTCAGGCCGTGGCGGAGAACGTGCGCCGCGAGGGACTTCCCTTGGACCTGGTCATGGGCGAGTGCCACGCCATCATCGATGGCCGGCTGCGAGAGCATGCCCGGCACCTGGGCCGGGAAGAGGCGGGGCCCCCTCCCGCGACGGTCTCTGTCTTCAGCGGCGATGCCTATCTGTTCTACCGGGGAACGCTCACCTCGAAGACGCCGGACGGCGAGTTCGCCGCGCTCCAAGGGCTGGAGGGGCAGCTCGCATTCGCGCGCTCACAAGCCTCATCGACGTTCTTCTCGGAGGAGGCTCGCACGGCCGTGGCGCAGGTCGAGCTCACCTTTCTCCAGACACGCGTCAAGTACCTGCGCGGCTGGCTGACGCAGCTCCTCACGGCCTTGCCGGCGCCTGAGTCGCTCACGGAGCGCGCCGAAGTGGAGCGCACGGTGGACCGGCTCGTGCGCAGCCGCTTCCCATTGCTGGCCCTGAAGGAAGGCGAGCTCGTGCGGCTGCGTGCGGTGGTGACGTTGGTCGCGGCCATCCCGGGCGAGGTGGGGGCGAACGCGCAGCGGCTGGAAGCGCAACTCCACGGCATCGAGGAGGACTTCGGACGCTACAGCCGGTTGGTGCTGGAGCGGCGGTCGGCGGCATGA
- a CDS encoding vWA domain-containing protein — MLSRQLSELRRRLDSLREPPPVSRGRRWWTLGRKVAGPGDLVLPVLTALHRDLDRVGVHTSADALLLRTLGARRGLAGSLSQGLQGRAGQAMEEFEECVSRVERSWRAGAMPPGGLTVLERAFVQLARAVKVADLFSRPQPEEPDDDEEFLVYERPVTVQKHRAPTSARMAVAEFFALRARLNVLDVVQKRRDLDLAHEMLLRLGADHDRDRGLPLRREVAEGRERIRSVPAVRSLDELMRHVRHAARADPKAAYRSLRGLYERALEAGDVELTEAARGALAPLLPTQERLTPLVESAERDSLARWFGESAGEPRPPESGAPRPEELLTDLAFSLRPEQLATFELAEGCARYFDVEDALTEEIVLAETHASKPVSRRVPYPTQTMTFETTGGLHEVNNFVLTDPRMLLRDLAANRQLVRAYLEDAPPPERKKVKRTAVRVYVCDASGSMHGARARFRDALIIAELNNLRVKARRGELFDPLYFSFFNDVPTELARVDTAAEATRQIERLFRDSPAEGQTDISLALMSAFDSIRAAQGRDPYLARATVVLVTDGEDRVDLDLIRRTRAPMGSLDIALSFISLGEENPDLRSLIREQRASGVRAFYHHLSDEEIQWARTEFDTPWRTLLPRDVPATLEALEQLAPHLDALEAVARGRATSTPVAVEASFEALFPEAPSKQQGAQAPSQDELSRVADILGALAEAASLAPADKRATESVVLLQHLLTVYGLTPARYLSSLSMGGPSVVDALSRVRLLCRPFG; from the coding sequence ATGCTTTCCCGCCAGCTCTCGGAGCTGCGACGGCGGCTGGATTCCCTTCGCGAGCCTCCGCCCGTCTCGAGGGGGCGGCGTTGGTGGACGCTCGGGCGCAAGGTGGCGGGGCCTGGGGACCTGGTCTTGCCCGTGCTCACGGCGCTGCACCGCGACCTGGACCGGGTGGGCGTGCACACTTCCGCGGATGCGCTGTTGCTGCGCACGCTGGGGGCTCGGCGGGGCCTCGCGGGCTCCCTGTCGCAGGGGCTCCAGGGACGCGCGGGCCAGGCGATGGAGGAGTTCGAGGAATGTGTCTCCCGCGTCGAGCGCTCCTGGCGTGCGGGCGCGATGCCTCCAGGAGGGCTCACGGTGCTCGAGCGGGCATTCGTGCAGCTGGCTCGGGCCGTCAAGGTGGCGGACCTCTTCTCTCGCCCGCAGCCCGAGGAGCCGGACGACGATGAGGAGTTTCTCGTCTACGAGCGCCCCGTCACGGTGCAGAAGCACCGCGCGCCGACGAGCGCCCGAATGGCCGTGGCGGAGTTCTTCGCGCTGCGTGCTCGGCTGAACGTCCTCGACGTGGTCCAGAAGCGAAGGGACCTGGACCTGGCGCACGAGATGCTGCTGCGGCTGGGGGCCGACCACGACCGGGACCGAGGCTTGCCCCTGCGCCGAGAGGTGGCCGAGGGACGCGAACGGATTCGGTCGGTGCCCGCCGTGCGTTCGCTCGATGAACTCATGCGGCACGTGCGCCATGCCGCGAGGGCCGACCCGAAAGCGGCCTACCGCTCCCTGCGCGGACTCTATGAGCGGGCACTCGAAGCCGGAGATGTGGAGCTGACCGAGGCGGCTCGTGGAGCCCTGGCGCCGCTGCTGCCCACCCAGGAGCGACTGACGCCGCTGGTGGAGAGCGCCGAGCGCGATTCCCTGGCCCGCTGGTTCGGAGAGTCCGCGGGGGAGCCGCGCCCCCCAGAGAGCGGCGCACCTCGTCCCGAGGAGCTCCTGACCGACCTGGCCTTCTCGCTCCGTCCAGAGCAACTGGCGACCTTCGAGCTGGCGGAGGGCTGTGCCCGGTACTTCGACGTGGAGGATGCACTCACCGAGGAGATCGTCCTCGCGGAGACCCACGCCTCGAAGCCCGTGTCGAGGCGTGTGCCTTATCCCACGCAGACGATGACCTTCGAGACGACGGGCGGTCTGCACGAGGTGAACAACTTCGTGCTGACGGACCCCCGGATGCTGCTGCGAGACCTCGCCGCCAACCGGCAGCTCGTGCGCGCGTATCTCGAGGACGCCCCGCCCCCCGAGCGCAAGAAGGTGAAGCGCACCGCGGTGCGCGTCTACGTCTGCGACGCTTCCGGCTCCATGCATGGGGCACGCGCCCGGTTCCGCGACGCGCTCATCATCGCCGAGCTGAACAACCTGCGCGTGAAGGCACGGCGGGGTGAGCTGTTCGACCCGCTCTACTTCAGCTTCTTCAACGACGTGCCCACGGAGCTCGCCCGCGTCGACACCGCCGCCGAGGCGACCCGGCAGATTGAACGCCTCTTCCGGGACTCACCCGCCGAGGGGCAGACGGATATCTCACTCGCGTTGATGTCCGCCTTCGACTCCATCCGCGCGGCGCAGGGGAGGGACCCGTATCTCGCGCGTGCCACCGTGGTGCTCGTCACCGATGGCGAGGACCGCGTGGACCTGGACCTCATCCGCCGCACCCGCGCGCCCATGGGGTCGCTGGATATCGCGCTGAGCTTCATCTCTCTCGGGGAAGAGAACCCGGACCTGCGCTCGCTCATTCGCGAGCAGCGCGCCTCCGGCGTCCGCGCCTTCTACCACCACCTCTCCGACGAGGAGATTCAGTGGGCGCGCACCGAGTTCGACACGCCCTGGCGCACGCTGTTGCCCCGGGATGTGCCCGCGACGCTGGAGGCGCTGGAACAACTCGCCCCGCACCTGGATGCACTCGAGGCCGTGGCCAGGGGCAGGGCCACGTCCACTCCCGTCGCCGTGGAGGCCTCGTTCGAGGCGCTCTTCCCTGAGGCTCCCTCGAAGCAGCAGGGCGCTCAGGCCCCCAGCCAGGACGAGCTCAGCCGTGTGGCGGACATCCTCGGTGCGCTGGCGGAGGCGGCATCTCTCGCGCCCGCGGACAAGCGCGCCACGGAGAGCGTGGTGCTCCTCCAGCACTTGCTGACGGTGTACGGGCTGACCCCCGCGCGTTACCTCTCCTCGCTGTCCATGGGAGGACCGTCGGTGGTGGATGCCCTGTCTCGTGTGCGGCTGTTGTGCCGGCCCTTCGGTTAG
- a CDS encoding DNA integrity scanning protein DisA nucleotide-binding domain protein — protein sequence MSENTKFDREFLRSALSLAAKSDVDHFLYICDTPIPPEELRGRPARKKLVYAVTLDKLAQEHQQRKVRALVIPAYDYSRTERVKVALVSALSQGAFKEGDLVLCMTGRVGRAPDTLMQMRIGGSLDDRLAIEGVKLGEEFNSQVVDALIQLALQIGQEGFEGHPIGTIITIGDHTTVLEKSRQMTINPFQGLSEAERNVLDPKIREAIKNFSVLDGAFVIREDGVVLAAGRYLSAADEAVKIPLGLGARHAAAAGITSTTHSIALVVSQTSGAVRLFKGGNIVLELHQTARRT from the coding sequence ATGAGTGAGAACACGAAGTTTGATCGAGAATTCCTCCGCTCGGCCCTCTCCCTGGCCGCCAAGAGCGATGTGGATCACTTCCTCTACATCTGCGACACGCCCATCCCTCCCGAGGAGCTCCGAGGGCGGCCTGCTCGCAAGAAGCTCGTGTATGCGGTGACGCTGGACAAGCTCGCGCAGGAGCACCAGCAGCGAAAAGTCCGCGCACTCGTGATTCCAGCCTACGACTACTCGCGCACCGAGCGGGTGAAGGTGGCCCTCGTGTCCGCGCTCTCCCAGGGCGCGTTCAAGGAAGGCGACCTGGTGCTCTGCATGACGGGCCGCGTGGGCCGCGCTCCTGACACCCTGATGCAGATGCGCATCGGTGGCTCCTTGGACGACCGGCTCGCCATCGAGGGCGTGAAGCTGGGCGAGGAGTTCAACTCGCAGGTGGTGGACGCGCTCATCCAGCTCGCGCTCCAGATTGGCCAGGAGGGCTTCGAGGGGCATCCCATCGGCACCATCATCACCATCGGTGACCACACGACGGTGCTGGAGAAGAGCCGGCAGATGACCATCAATCCGTTCCAGGGCCTGTCCGAGGCGGAACGGAACGTGCTGGACCCGAAGATTCGCGAGGCCATCAAGAACTTCTCGGTGCTGGACGGCGCCTTCGTCATCCGGGAGGACGGCGTGGTGCTGGCCGCCGGGCGCTACCTGTCCGCCGCGGACGAGGCCGTGAAGATTCCACTCGGCCTGGGCGCGCGCCATGCCGCCGCGGCCGGAATCACCTCCACCACGCACAGCATCGCGCTGGTGGTGAGCCAGACGTCCGGCGCGGTGCGGTTGTTCAAGGGTGGAAACATCGTCCTTGAGCTGCACCAGACGGCGCGCCGCACCTGA
- a CDS encoding TraR/DksA family transcriptional regulator, which translates to MNQKDLKRYKKMLEDSKTSLLESAKKTLVEESSFDTDDLPDEIDLASSEYAQSMVFRLRDREKFLLQKIDRALGRIEDGTFGICERCEEDISPKRLEARPVTTLCIRCKEEQEKKEKSYG; encoded by the coding sequence GTGAACCAGAAAGATCTCAAGCGTTACAAGAAGATGCTCGAGGACAGCAAGACGAGCCTGCTCGAGAGCGCCAAGAAGACCCTGGTGGAGGAGTCGAGTTTCGACACGGATGACCTCCCCGACGAGATTGACCTGGCATCTTCCGAATATGCGCAGTCGATGGTGTTCCGGCTCCGGGACCGGGAGAAGTTCCTGCTGCAGAAGATTGATCGGGCGTTGGGGCGTATCGAGGACGGGACGTTCGGTATCTGCGAGCGTTGCGAGGAGGACATCTCCCCCAAGCGGTTGGAGGCGCGTCCGGTGACGACGCTCTGCATCCGCTGCAAGGAGGAGCAGGAGAAGAAGGAGAAGTCCTACGGCTGA
- a CDS encoding FHA domain-containing protein: MEAMEYCPRCDTENPRDATVCRACGSPLRSGTMVMAVASLSSRPQVSIRVVRADGGPESVVRMQRDTLTCGQQGEIALPDDPFIMPIQMRFFFSGSRLAVEDVGGANGVFVRLRQERELPPGGELRLGRQRLVLEPIPTATQGPGGTQVWGSPDPGYRLRLIQLLEGGLRGAAYPLREGDNLLGREQGDLTFPTDGFVSGRHAVLQVRQDRLTVRDVGSSNGTFIRLAGPTFVDNGDHYLIGRQLLRVEIQAPLA; the protein is encoded by the coding sequence ATGGAAGCGATGGAATACTGCCCCCGCTGCGACACCGAGAACCCCCGGGATGCCACCGTCTGCCGAGCCTGCGGCTCGCCGCTGCGCTCCGGGACCATGGTCATGGCCGTGGCCAGCCTGTCCTCGCGCCCCCAGGTCTCCATCCGCGTCGTGCGGGCGGACGGAGGGCCCGAGTCCGTCGTCCGCATGCAGCGCGACACCCTCACCTGCGGCCAGCAGGGGGAGATCGCGCTCCCGGATGACCCCTTCATCATGCCCATCCAGATGCGCTTCTTCTTCTCCGGCTCGCGGCTGGCCGTGGAGGACGTGGGCGGCGCCAACGGCGTCTTCGTCCGCCTGCGCCAGGAGCGGGAGCTGCCCCCCGGGGGCGAGCTGCGCCTGGGCCGGCAGCGCCTGGTGCTGGAGCCCATCCCCACCGCCACCCAGGGCCCTGGAGGCACCCAGGTCTGGGGCTCACCGGATCCCGGCTACCGCCTGAGGCTCATCCAGCTTCTGGAGGGAGGACTTCGGGGCGCGGCCTATCCGCTGCGCGAGGGCGACAACCTGCTGGGACGCGAGCAGGGCGACCTCACCTTCCCCACCGACGGCTTCGTCTCCGGCCGCCACGCGGTGCTACAGGTCCGTCAGGACCGGCTGACGGTGCGGGACGTGGGGTCGTCCAACGGCACCTTCATCCGGCTGGCGGGACCCACGTTCGTGGACAACGGCGACCACTACCTCATCGGCCGCCAACTGCTCCGGGTGGAGATTCAGGCGCCCCTGGCTTGA
- a CDS encoding serine/threonine-protein kinase: MHCPSCGADAQESSRFCPACGATLVRTPDADDYVGMTIAQKYRVEALIGEGGMGKVFRARQISLDKVVVLKVLRHTLLSDERTVARFQREAKAASRLNHRNSISVLDFGQAEDGALFIAMEYVAGQDLHQILSREWPLGEGRVVRIVSQVLGALSDAHGAGVIHRDLKPENIMVEQRRNEPDFVKVLDFGIAKITDSTDDGPALTRAGFVCGTPEYMSPEQARGATLDHRSDLYAVGVILYQLMTGLLPFESDSAVGFATKHLTEEPPPPTRRRPEARISPAMERLILRSLSKSPDDRPANAEAFRAELMAVDKERRRSAEAAPRRQQGPGVLAPLPRKSTARNDDNRDSATAPNWGGEVTMEATVRALPDVLAPLPTNADVISATREKTDSIVPTQPGVGSGGLALFFKSLTVVLLIAGAAISAVTYFDLWSGKGDVVTPFNPVPRNAPVPGRVGTPATGDSEQPLYEQLIPATRRNLEESRKHAQAGDDALERNDIPLATSKYREAFQWNPDPELALKLGELYWYRGAHDEARGWWSRHLRDVADSKARAHIERLMGGPVTRSPAP; this comes from the coding sequence TTGCACTGCCCCTCCTGCGGCGCTGACGCCCAAGAATCCTCTCGTTTCTGCCCGGCATGCGGCGCGACCCTCGTGCGCACGCCGGATGCTGACGACTACGTCGGCATGACGATTGCCCAGAAATACCGGGTCGAGGCCCTCATTGGCGAGGGCGGCATGGGCAAGGTGTTCCGGGCCCGGCAGATTTCGCTCGACAAGGTCGTGGTGCTGAAGGTGCTGCGGCACACGCTCTTGTCGGATGAGCGCACCGTGGCGCGCTTCCAGCGAGAGGCCAAGGCCGCCAGCCGCCTCAACCACCGCAACTCCATCAGCGTGCTGGACTTCGGTCAGGCCGAGGACGGCGCGCTCTTCATCGCCATGGAGTACGTGGCGGGGCAGGACCTGCACCAGATTCTCAGCCGCGAGTGGCCCCTGGGCGAGGGGCGCGTGGTGCGCATCGTGAGCCAGGTGCTCGGCGCGCTCTCGGATGCGCACGGCGCGGGCGTCATCCACCGGGACCTCAAGCCCGAGAACATCATGGTGGAGCAGCGCCGCAACGAGCCCGACTTCGTCAAGGTGCTCGACTTCGGCATCGCGAAGATCACCGACTCCACGGACGATGGACCGGCGCTCACCCGCGCGGGCTTCGTCTGCGGCACGCCCGAGTACATGTCCCCGGAGCAGGCCCGGGGCGCGACGCTGGACCACCGCTCGGACCTGTACGCGGTGGGCGTCATCCTCTACCAGCTCATGACGGGCCTTCTGCCGTTCGAGTCGGACTCGGCGGTGGGCTTCGCCACCAAGCACCTCACCGAGGAGCCTCCGCCGCCCACTCGGCGCCGGCCCGAGGCGCGCATCTCTCCCGCGATGGAGCGGCTCATCCTCCGCTCGCTCTCGAAGAGCCCGGATGACCGCCCCGCCAACGCGGAGGCGTTCCGCGCGGAGTTGATGGCGGTGGACAAGGAGCGCCGCCGCTCGGCGGAGGCGGCCCCTCGCCGTCAGCAGGGGCCAGGGGTGCTCGCGCCGCTGCCGCGGAAGTCCACGGCGCGCAATGACGACAATCGGGACTCGGCCACGGCTCCGAACTGGGGCGGTGAAGTGACGATGGAGGCGACCGTGCGCGCGCTTCCGGACGTGCTCGCGCCGCTGCCCACGAACGCCGACGTCATCTCCGCGACGCGCGAGAAGACGGACTCCATCGTTCCGACGCAGCCTGGCGTGGGGAGTGGGGGACTGGCGCTCTTCTTCAAGTCGCTCACGGTGGTGCTGTTGATTGCCGGAGCGGCCATCTCCGCGGTGACCTACTTCGACCTCTGGTCGGGGAAGGGCGACGTGGTGACGCCCTTCAATCCGGTGCCGCGCAATGCGCCCGTGCCCGGGCGGGTGGGGACCCCGGCGACGGGGGATTCCGAGCAGCCGCTCTATGAGCAGTTGATTCCCGCCACCCGGCGCAACCTCGAGGAGTCACGCAAGCACGCGCAGGCGGGAGACGACGCGCTGGAGCGCAATGATATCCCCCTGGCCACGTCCAAGTACCGGGAGGCGTTCCAGTGGAACCCGGACCCGGAGCTCGCGCTGAAGCTCGGTGAACTCTACTGGTACCGGGGGGCTCATGATGAGGCCCGCGGCTGGTGGTCGCGGCACCTGCGCGATGTGGCGGACTCCAAGGCGCGAGCGCACATCGAGCGCCTCATGGGCGGCCCGGTGACGCGTTCACCCGCTCCGTAG
- a CDS encoding FHA domain-containing protein, with the protein MRPSARTPPPTAAAGLMVERPAPTKPPVPTVPPAAPPALAPRATGGATGPATTRPPPPVPEGALPARTGASAPAAAPRAAPAASRFGLAVIAGSSRGQRYKLPVTGCVVGRQRGAILFPEDGFVSPLHATFLVKDGALFVRDENSASGVFVTVAGTEAITARTHFSAGQRLFRFTGRLESPSPVAGRPNVYGAPVPLGQAVYGVEEVIVGGRGGRAVVTAAPLLTLGQAHCDLSFPGDEGLAGRHCELSPTPTGALLRDLSGGLGTYVRIPTGEERPLRPGDRVRLGQHVVQVETLG; encoded by the coding sequence ATGCGGCCTTCGGCCCGGACGCCGCCTCCCACGGCCGCCGCCGGGCTGATGGTGGAGCGCCCGGCCCCGACGAAGCCCCCGGTCCCCACGGTGCCCCCCGCCGCCCCGCCTGCGTTGGCGCCTCGGGCGACGGGAGGCGCAACGGGCCCCGCGACCACCCGCCCCCCGCCCCCCGTGCCCGAGGGAGCCCTGCCCGCGCGCACGGGCGCCTCGGCCCCGGCGGCGGCGCCTCGCGCGGCTCCGGCGGCGTCGCGTTTCGGGCTGGCGGTCATCGCCGGCTCCAGCCGGGGCCAGCGCTACAAGCTCCCCGTCACGGGCTGCGTGGTCGGCCGCCAGCGGGGTGCCATCCTCTTTCCGGAGGACGGCTTCGTGTCACCGCTGCACGCCACCTTCCTCGTGAAGGACGGCGCGCTCTTCGTGCGTGACGAGAACAGCGCGTCTGGCGTGTTCGTGACGGTGGCGGGCACCGAGGCCATCACCGCGCGCACGCACTTCAGCGCGGGCCAGCGGCTGTTCCGTTTCACGGGCAGGTTGGAGTCCCCCTCGCCCGTGGCCGGGAGGCCCAACGTGTACGGCGCGCCCGTGCCCCTCGGCCAGGCGGTGTACGGCGTCGAGGAGGTCATCGTCGGTGGCCGCGGCGGCCGCGCGGTCGTCACGGCCGCGCCCCTGCTCACGCTGGGTCAGGCACACTGCGACCTGAGCTTCCCCGGTGACGAGGGCCTCGCGGGCCGTCACTGCGAGCTGTCCCCTACCCCCACTGGCGCCCTGTTGAGGGACTTGTCCGGAGGGCTGGGCACCTACGTGCGAATCCCGACGGGAGAAGAGCGCCCGCTGCGGCCCGGAGACCGGGTCCGGCTGGGGCAGCACGTGGTGCAGGTGGAGACGCTGGGCTGA